The Patescibacteria group bacterium genomic interval CATCAAAAGTTACGACTTATGACAATAGCAGATAATAAAAAATATAATAAACAAATATCAAAAAATGAGAATAGTTATAAAAAATACGATAACTATGATGCAATTGAAGTGCCTTACACCAATGCTATTCCGACCGATTACAGTGGTATAATGGGTGTGCCAAAAAGTTTTCTTAATAAATATAATCCGGCACAATTTGAAATCTTAGGACAATTACGAAATCACAGTTTACCAGAGGGTTTTCCAAGAAATGGAGATGCAAAATTGAATGGAAAAGATTTATTTAGCAGGTTAGCTATCAAGCATAAGAAAAAATAATATGAAAATTGAAAATCTTTTTAATTTAAATAATAAACTTGCAGAGGAAATCCAATCTTCTCTACCTGTGATTGTTAAGTCTTTAGGAAAGACGAAGTTTAAATATACAAGTAAAGCTCTCTTATCATTTGTCCCCAAAAGTGGTTATTTGAATAGTGCTATTTTAGAATCGTTTGGAAGCAGAAATATTTACGCTATCACAATCCTGTTTCGTTCCATGATCGAGCATAATTTTAGACATTTGTATATTTATGTACGAGCCCTAAATGATGATAATGATGATGTTAGCAAGAGATATTACAAGACACTTAAGGGAAGTGAAGACCTTGAATCGTTTACCAAAATCAATAACTACAATAAAGCTGTATATCCTACAAAAACTAACTGGGGTACAAAGGGAGAACATAACAAATCAATTCGTGAAGTTGGAAAAGAATTTCGCATCGAGCAAATTTTCTTTTATCTCATAGCGAACAACAATAGCGAGAAAAATGAAATATTAAAGCGTCTCAAAAAGGAGTATCTATTACAGAGATTAATTGAATATACGAACTTATCATCGGGGGTACATGGTGGACCCTTTGGAGAATTGGCATTTTTCGATCTTCAAAAAGATAAAGAGAAATTTGACAAAGCCCTAGAAAAGTTTGCAAGTGACAGTTTTGATCTCCATCACAATTTAGTGAAAACAACTTATCTTTTTGCTTATTTAATGGACGATAAAGTACAGGCACAGTATGAAATAATTGAAAATTTAACAAAAACAAAAAAGCAAAAGAATATATGCCATATTGGGCATAAATTTGATGTGATGAGCATGTGATAAAATACCTTAAAAATGTAATAATTTTGCTTATTTAAGTCTAAAAATCATGTGATGGGATTGTGATATCCGCAATAAGTAAAGTAAAAATAGACATCACTGCCAAACATATTTGCCAAAGATAAAAATTATGAATAAACAAGCTAAAAATAATACGACAAGTTATATTAAAATAAAAATATGAACGATTTAATAAATATTAAAGTCATCCAAAAAGATTTTAATGGCGAAAAGAAAAGATTTGTTAACGCGCGTGAATTGCACAGCTGGCTTGGCGTTGGTAAAAAATTTGCTACTTGGATTACCGACAGAATAGAAAAATATGATTTTGTTGAAGATTTGGATTATTTCATAGCCATTCCCAATTCTGGGAATGGGTTAAAACCTAATAAAATAGGCAAAATCATTGATTCCAAAACCGGGCGAGTTTTGCCCAAAGAATACATTTTGTCAGATGTGATGAGCATGTGATAAAATACCTTAAAAATGTAATAATTTTGCTTATTTAAGCCTAAAAGCTATGTGATGGGATTGTGATATCCACAATAAGTAAAGTAAAAATCGATATCACTATTAAATATATTTGCGAGAGATAAAAATTATGAATAAACAAGATAAAAAAAATCAGATCATTATTTACAACACCGAAGACGGTGAAATTAAGATTGAGGCGCAAATAAAAGACGAGACCGTTTGGCTAAGCCAAGCACAGCTTGTTGAGCTTTTTCAATCAAGTAAAGCCAATATTAGCGAACACATCAAGCATATTTTTAAAGAAGGGGAATTGCGGCGTAATTCAGTTGTTCGGAATTTCCGAACAACTGCCAAGGACGAAAAAAATTACGATATAGAACATTACAATTTAGATTTAATTATATCTCTTGGTTATAGGGTAAAATCACAAATTGCTACGCAATTCCGCATTTGGGCAACGCAAAAATTAAAAGAGTATATTATCAAAGGATTTACGATGGACGACGAACGGCTTAAAGAAAACGGCGGAGGCAATTATTGGAAAGAACTGTTTGACCGTATCCGTGATATTCGGAGCAGTGAAAAAGCCCTTTATCGCCAAGTGCTTGATCTTTATGCCACGAGTATTGATTATAATCCAAACAGCCAAGAATCAATTAAATTTTTCAAAGTGGTGCAAAATAAACTTCATTACGCGACCAACAAGCAAACAGCCGCAGAAACTATTCACGCGCGCGTTGATGCGGAAAAAGATTTTATGGGACTTACAACATTTGCTGGAGCATTGCCGATACATTCTGAAATTAGCATAGCAAAAAATTATCTTACCGAAGACGAATTATTTCGGCTTAACCGTATGGTTTCGGCATTTTTTGATTTAGCGGAAATAAAAGCCAAAGAGAAACAAAAAATGTATATGGCTGATTGGGTTGTTGAATTAGATAAATTTTCTGAAAATTATGGGCAGGGTGTTTTGCAAAATGCAGGTAAAGTGAGTTATAAACAGTCCGCTGAAAAAGCGACCAAAGAGTATAAAAAATTTCAAGCTAAAACACTCTCTCCCGTTGAAAAATCATATCTGGAAAATATTAAGCTGTTGGAAAAAGAGGTAGAGAAAAAAATAAAATCATAATTTTAAAAATACTATGAAAACAATTTTAAAAACCGACATCACCGTTAAAGATATTTGCGAAGGTTTTGTTTATAACGAACTTGAAGGTAAAGGGCTATTCGGTTTGTCAGGCAAATTGACCATCCAACCGGAATATCAGCGCAACTATATCTATGCCTCTGACGGCGGTAAAAAAGAAATGGCTGTTGTTGAATCAATTCTTAGGGGGTATCCAATAGGATTGATTTATTTTAATAAAGTGAGCGATGATAATTTGGAAGTTTTAGACGGACAACAGCGCATTACCAGCGTTGGACGATTTATAACTGATAAATTTGCCATTAAAGACGAGAATGGTATGGAACAATATTTTGGCGGTATAGCAAAAGACAAGAAAGCTAAGATTTTGGAAACTAAACTTCTTATTTATGAATGTGAGGGGGCGGAAAGCGAAATAAAAGAATGGTTTAAGACAATCAACATTGCCGGTGTTCCACTTAATAATCAAGAGTTATTGAATGCTGTATATTCTGGTTTTTTTATAACACTTTGTAAGGAGGAGTTTAGTAATAGTCAAAACGCCAATATTCAAAAATGGAGCGCATATATAAAGGGTAGTGCCAATCGTCAAGATTTTTTGGAACGAGCGTTAGATTGGGCAAGCAAGGATTGGGAAGACAAGAATTATGATCCGAGACATACTAGACCGATTGGAAAATATATGAGCAGTCATCGTAAGGATAAAAATATTAAAGAGCTCAAAATATATTTCAACAGCATAATTGATTGGGTTTCCAGTGTATTTACTGATATTGAAAGCGAGATGCGCGGTCTTGAATGGGGACGAATATATGAAGAGTATCACAAGAGGTCTTACGATCCCGCTAAAGTATTAAAAGCAGTACAAAATCTTTATAGTGACCCGTATATCAAAAATCGAAAAGGCGTTTTTGAGTATATTCTCGGTGGTTCAGCCGACACAAAGCTACTTAATGTTCGCGTATTTGATGAGGCAACCAAAAAATCAGTTTACGCCGCGCAAACAAAGAAAGCCAAAATCAAAGGCAAATCAAATTGTCCTGATTGCTCTATAGGACATGACGCCAACAAAAGTAAAATATGGGGCTTTAACGAAATGGAAGCCGATCATGTGTCAGCCTGGAGTAAGGGAGGAAAAACAACAGCCAAGAATTGTGAGATGTTGTGTATAAGGCATAATAGAGCAAAAGGAAATCGATAAAATACTAAAAGCGTAAATATAAAAAGTGAACTTACATTTTTTACTTTATACTTTTACAAAATATGGCTAAAAAAAATAATTCAATAATACTTTTTCACGAAAAGCAAGTTCGTCGTCATTGGGACGAAAACAAAGAACTTTGGTATTTTTCTATTTTGTTTTAAATTGTGTTTCGTTATGTTAATTCAAATTTGGGAATATGGCGGAATTGGTAGACGCGCTAGCTTGAGGGGCTAGTGAGAATTGTTCTCGTGGGAGTTCAAATCTCCCTATTCCCACACTAAAAAATGGCTGGGCGCAGACTTCAGCTTGAGGAGCTTGTGGCTACAAGGTCGCGGAGGTTCCCTGTCTGCTGGCAGGTAGGAAATCCTTTTATCCGCACTCAAGTTTTTTAAAATTTTTTTGTTTACGTAATATACTAAATTTTTTTATTGTTCTTTTTAAAAAATATTTGTGTTAAATATTTATTCTAAATAAAAAAAGGAGAAAAGTAGATGGATCAAAATCAATCATTTGCAATAATAGTGTTAATTTGCATAATAGCGATATTATTTTTGATAGCACTTATTATGTTTTTAAGAAAAATTTTGTTTATTCAGGATATAGACAATGTTGTTGTTGAAAAAGTGGATAAACAAAATAAACATTGGATTTTGTTTTCAAAAAATAACAAAACTATTGCCAAAATTCCAATGGAAAGCGAGATTGTCACAGACGGCGACGCGCGAATAACAATTCCATTTCGCGGCATAGTCGCTGTATTATCTTTTAAGCAAAAAAAGGATAAGAAAAAAAAGTCATATTATATTAAATATGATATGGCAATGAATTTTTTCCGCAAATATTTTAAAAAACGATTATTGTAAGGCAAGCGCGATTAATAATAGCGCGCTTGTCTTATGATCTTATTTTGTCGTTAGACAATTTGTATATCAAGATTTATAAATCAAAATAATTTTTGTTAAAAAAGAAAAACCCTATGCAGAAATATATTCCGCAAAAGGGTTTATAAGGTTTATAATATGGTATGATTATAGTGGCAATTTTTTCCACCACCGATAATCATCCTCCGGGACTTCATTGAAGTCCCAGTATCCATATCCATCTTCGTATGGTATGGCTGGCGCAAACCAGCCAA includes:
- a CDS encoding virulence RhuM family protein, translating into MNKQDKKNQIIIYNTEDGEIKIEAQIKDETVWLSQAQLVELFQSSKANISEHIKHIFKEGELRRNSVVRNFRTTAKDEKNYDIEHYNLDLIISLGYRVKSQIATQFRIWATQKLKEYIIKGFTMDDERLKENGGGNYWKELFDRIRDIRSSEKALYRQVLDLYATSIDYNPNSQESIKFFKVVQNKLHYATNKQTAAETIHARVDAEKDFMGLTTFAGALPIHSEISIAKNYLTEDELFRLNRMVSAFFDLAEIKAKEKQKMYMADWVVELDKFSENYGQGVLQNAGKVSYKQSAEKATKEYKKFQAKTLSPVEKSYLENIKLLEKEVEKKIKS
- a CDS encoding antA/AntB antirepressor family protein translates to MNDLINIKVIQKDFNGEKKRFVNARELHSWLGVGKKFATWITDRIEKYDFVEDLDYFIAIPNSGNGLKPNKIGKIIDSKTGRVLPKEYILSDVMSM
- a CDS encoding DUF262 domain-containing protein; translated protein: MKTILKTDITVKDICEGFVYNELEGKGLFGLSGKLTIQPEYQRNYIYASDGGKKEMAVVESILRGYPIGLIYFNKVSDDNLEVLDGQQRITSVGRFITDKFAIKDENGMEQYFGGIAKDKKAKILETKLLIYECEGAESEIKEWFKTINIAGVPLNNQELLNAVYSGFFITLCKEEFSNSQNANIQKWSAYIKGSANRQDFLERALDWASKDWEDKNYDPRHTRPIGKYMSSHRKDKNIKELKIYFNSIIDWVSSVFTDIESEMRGLEWGRIYEEYHKRSYDPAKVLKAVQNLYSDPYIKNRKGVFEYILGGSADTKLLNVRVFDEATKKSVYAAQTKKAKIKGKSNCPDCSIGHDANKSKIWGFNEMEADHVSAWSKGGKTTAKNCEMLCIRHNRAKGNR
- a CDS encoding adenine-specific methyltransferase EcoRI family protein produces the protein HQKLRLMTIADNKKYNKQISKNENSYKKYDNYDAIEVPYTNAIPTDYSGIMGVPKSFLNKYNPAQFEILGQLRNHSLPEGFPRNGDAKLNGKDLFSRLAIKHKKK